From a region of the Citricoccus muralis genome:
- a CDS encoding VOC family protein has product MNEQDMPRLGVTGEHTTAGVPAGYTSLTPFLAVAGVKEAVEFYREVFGARVLGVTEMGGVVVHAELDFGQGRLQLGEPHPDYGMVPAPAGDEDCYSMGLYCADVDGLVARAERAGATIREPLSTFVSGDRFASVRDPFGIRWSLMSRVEDLTEAESGRRVAEWAAAQG; this is encoded by the coding sequence ATGAATGAACAGGACATGCCCCGGCTCGGGGTCACTGGAGAGCATACGACTGCCGGCGTGCCGGCGGGATACACGAGTTTGACTCCGTTCCTGGCGGTGGCCGGGGTGAAGGAGGCCGTCGAGTTCTACCGTGAGGTCTTCGGCGCCCGCGTTCTGGGCGTCACCGAGATGGGCGGCGTGGTGGTGCATGCGGAGCTGGACTTCGGCCAGGGCCGGTTGCAGCTGGGTGAGCCCCACCCGGACTACGGCATGGTGCCCGCCCCGGCAGGCGACGAGGACTGCTACTCGATGGGGCTGTACTGCGCGGACGTGGACGGGCTGGTGGCCCGGGCAGAGCGGGCGGGGGCGACCATCCGTGAGCCGCTGAGCACGTTCGTCTCCGGGGATCGTTTCGCCTCCGTCCGTGATCCCTTCGGCATCAGGTGGTCGCTGATGTCCCGCGTGGAGGACCTGACCGAGGCGGAGAGCGGGCGGCGGGTCGCTGAGTGGGCGGCTGCGCAGGGCTGA
- a CDS encoding FAD-dependent oxidoreductase: MHSLWLDTHPVPAGGTEQFVSGTDYDTVVAGAGLTGLTTAVLLARAGQRVAVLEARSVGAAATGNTTAKLSLLQGTTLSQISRHQSDQVLRAYVEGNREGQSWLLRYLEERGVPFQRRRACTYATSPQGAEALRREQRAAETAGLSVTWTDETELPFPVTGSIVLEDQAQIHPMEVLDALATELREHGGTLIQGVRVTGAGIGSPLTVKTTHGEVQADHLVLATGAPVLDRGGYFAKLLPQRSYAQAYRIPGSPGSLPQGMYLSADAPSRSLRTAPLGDEELLLVGGNGHVVGRQESPQAAVDDLEAWTAEHFPGAQRTHSWSAQDYRSANLIPFVGTLPRGGGGIYLATGYNKWGMTNAVAAALSITAELLGGQIPWAATLGRRLTTPSDLLTGLKDTVAVGKEAATSWASAELHTLPDDPPAEGEGIVGRQGATPVGVSTVDGTTRKVSVVCPHLGGVLRWNDAECSWDCPLHGSRFSADGALLEGPAVRDLPTVPRSE, translated from the coding sequence GTGCATTCACTATGGCTGGACACCCACCCCGTCCCCGCTGGCGGGACCGAACAGTTCGTCTCGGGGACCGACTATGACACGGTGGTGGCCGGTGCCGGTCTGACCGGTCTGACCACGGCGGTGCTGTTGGCCCGTGCGGGCCAGCGGGTCGCCGTGCTGGAGGCCCGCTCCGTTGGCGCGGCAGCCACCGGAAACACCACGGCCAAGCTGTCCCTGTTGCAGGGCACCACACTCTCGCAGATCAGCCGGCACCAGTCGGACCAGGTCCTGCGTGCCTACGTGGAAGGCAACCGCGAGGGCCAGTCGTGGCTGCTGCGCTATCTCGAGGAGCGCGGCGTCCCGTTTCAGAGGCGCCGGGCCTGCACCTACGCCACCAGCCCTCAGGGGGCTGAGGCCCTGCGGCGGGAACAGCGGGCCGCCGAGACCGCCGGCCTGTCCGTCACGTGGACGGACGAGACCGAGCTTCCGTTCCCCGTCACCGGCTCGATCGTCCTCGAGGACCAGGCCCAGATCCATCCGATGGAGGTCCTGGACGCCCTGGCCACCGAACTTCGCGAGCACGGCGGGACCCTGATCCAGGGTGTCCGCGTCACCGGGGCGGGAATCGGTTCCCCGCTCACCGTCAAGACGACCCACGGAGAGGTGCAGGCCGACCACCTCGTGCTCGCCACCGGCGCACCGGTCCTGGACCGCGGCGGTTATTTCGCCAAGCTCTTGCCCCAGCGGTCCTATGCTCAGGCCTATCGCATCCCCGGATCACCAGGGAGCTTGCCGCAGGGGATGTACCTCAGCGCGGACGCCCCCTCCCGCTCACTGCGCACCGCGCCCCTCGGCGACGAGGAGCTGCTGCTGGTGGGCGGCAATGGCCACGTGGTCGGCCGACAGGAATCTCCGCAGGCCGCAGTGGACGACCTCGAGGCCTGGACCGCGGAGCACTTCCCCGGAGCCCAGCGCACCCACTCGTGGTCCGCCCAGGACTACCGCTCAGCCAACCTCATTCCCTTCGTTGGGACGCTGCCCCGCGGAGGTGGTGGGATCTACCTGGCCACCGGCTACAACAAGTGGGGCATGACCAACGCCGTGGCGGCGGCGCTGTCCATCACCGCGGAGCTGCTCGGCGGCCAGATCCCCTGGGCCGCCACCCTCGGACGGCGCCTCACCACGCCCTCCGACCTGCTGACTGGCCTGAAGGACACCGTGGCCGTCGGCAAGGAGGCAGCCACCAGCTGGGCCTCAGCCGAACTGCACACGCTGCCGGATGACCCTCCGGCCGAGGGCGAGGGGATCGTCGGCCGTCAGGGAGCCACTCCCGTGGGGGTGTCCACCGTAGACGGCACCACCAGAAAGGTCTCGGTGGTGTGCCCGCACCTGGGCGGTGTCCTGCGGTGGAATGATGCGGAATGCTCCTGGGACTGCCCGCTGCACGGCTCCCGATTCAGCGCCGACGGGGCCCTGCTGGAGGGTCCGGCTGTCCGGGACCTGCCCACCGTCCCCCGCTCGGAGTGA
- a CDS encoding LLM class flavin-dependent oxidoreductase: protein MGTEIDLGWFIPTMGDTSRIGDPTASTPPSLDLFTHIAQTAEDAGFTYLLVPVMPECYEAHISCAMVSARTQKIDMLVAARAGFIAPPVMAKMLSTFDQLSGGRLRVNLITGGDSAEMAADGLFYDHDERYDVLTETVEILKDAWTREEPFDVDGRYFTARGVHVQPRPLQAPHPPLYLGGMSEAARQLCASHADVHLFWGDTPANIAKNVLDMTARAAQKGRTLEFGMRLQVIVRETEEQAWTAAEDLISAASAEHRESVQGRWSESKANDRMKELAQAEGHLVDEHLWSGIATVRHGAGIAIVGNPEQVADKITEFVDAGCSSFCLSGYPHAEEAERFGLLVMPLLRERFAVKGARPGGQDSAELTTPAAALVGSDG from the coding sequence ATGGGCACAGAGATCGACCTCGGCTGGTTCATCCCGACGATGGGAGACACCTCGCGGATCGGGGACCCCACCGCCTCCACGCCGCCCAGCCTGGATCTCTTCACCCACATCGCGCAGACCGCCGAGGACGCCGGCTTCACCTACCTCCTCGTCCCCGTGATGCCCGAGTGCTACGAGGCGCACATCTCCTGTGCCATGGTGTCGGCGCGGACGCAGAAGATCGACATGCTCGTGGCGGCCCGGGCCGGGTTCATCGCCCCTCCCGTCATGGCCAAGATGCTCTCCACCTTCGACCAGCTCTCCGGCGGCCGACTGCGCGTCAACCTCATCACCGGTGGCGACTCCGCCGAGATGGCCGCGGATGGGCTGTTCTATGACCATGACGAGCGCTATGACGTCTTGACGGAGACGGTCGAGATCCTCAAGGACGCCTGGACCCGGGAGGAGCCGTTCGACGTGGACGGACGGTACTTCACTGCCCGCGGCGTCCATGTCCAGCCCCGGCCGCTCCAGGCGCCGCATCCGCCGCTCTACCTCGGCGGGATGTCCGAGGCGGCTCGTCAGCTGTGCGCCAGCCATGCCGACGTGCACCTGTTCTGGGGCGACACCCCGGCCAACATCGCGAAGAACGTCCTGGATATGACCGCCCGCGCCGCCCAGAAGGGCCGCACCTTGGAGTTCGGGATGCGCCTGCAGGTGATCGTCCGCGAGACCGAGGAACAGGCCTGGACCGCCGCCGAGGACCTGATCTCGGCTGCCAGCGCGGAGCACCGGGAGTCGGTCCAGGGGCGTTGGAGCGAGTCGAAGGCCAACGACCGCATGAAGGAGCTCGCCCAGGCCGAGGGCCATCTGGTGGACGAGCACCTGTGGAGCGGCATCGCCACCGTGCGCCACGGCGCGGGCATCGCGATCGTCGGCAACCCGGAACAGGTGGCGGACAAGATCACCGAATTCGTGGATGCCGGCTGCTCGAGCTTCTGCCTGTCCGGCTACCCGCACGCCGAGGAGGCCGAACGCTTCGGCCTCCTCGTCATGCCGCTGCTCCGCGAACGCTTCGCCGTGAAGGGCGCCCGCCCCGGCGGGCAGGACAGCGCGGAGCTCACGACGCCGGCCGCGGCCCTGGTGGGATCAGACGGCTGA
- a CDS encoding cory-CC-star protein — protein MTETGVPGWRRRLAGVGRGLQDYYAGPYRSTFARARRDEEDLFMMMVFSDALGVPNPASYYTVELLPVVYERFHEWHRRMGMERSPLDSLSCC, from the coding sequence GTGACCGAGACCGGGGTGCCGGGCTGGCGCCGGCGACTGGCCGGCGTCGGGCGCGGCCTGCAGGACTACTACGCGGGCCCCTACCGGTCGACGTTCGCGCGGGCCCGGCGGGACGAGGAGGACCTGTTCATGATGATGGTCTTCTCGGACGCGCTGGGCGTGCCGAACCCGGCCTCCTACTACACGGTCGAGCTGCTTCCGGTGGTATACGAGCGCTTCCACGAGTGGCACCGCCGGATGGGCATGGAGCGGTCCCCCCTCGATTCACTCTCCTGTTGCTGA
- a CDS encoding carbon starvation CstA family protein, translating to MNSLVLAVVGVAMILLGYFLYSKYLSKKVYRLDPDYTTPAHRFEDGVDYVPTNKFVLWGHHFTSVAGAAPIVGPAVAVIWGWAPAFLWVTIGTVFFAGMHDLGAMWASNRNKAQSVGTLSGRYIGRHGRNLFLIVIFLLLLMVNAAFAVVISNLLVSTPTAVIPTWGAIVVALLIGQAIYRLKWSLPIVSIVGVVSLYGLMILGDMFPIVLPETILGLSANAFWIVVLFLYAGVASLLPVWMLLQPRDYINGLQLFIGLGILYLAIAISSPTVVAPAFNQNVPEGTPGIFPLLFVTIACGAISGFHGIVASGTSAKQLDKETDARFVGYFGAVGEGLLALGTIIATTAGFQTLAQWEEVYAAFNDGGVEAFVNAGGGLLNAGLGIPTSLSATILATMAVLFAATTMDTGVRLQRFVVTEIGEIMGVKLNIWVSTLVVLAVTMGLSFGAGADGSGGMVIWPLFGTTNQLLAALTLAIIAVMLIQLRRPVWPVLIPLVFVAIVSVYALIIQLGTFFSTQNWLLLVLDVIILICALWVIVESVAAMNRARRDPPVEFAEAEDDELDPSSSKL from the coding sequence ATGAACTCCCTTGTGCTCGCCGTGGTCGGGGTCGCCATGATCCTGCTCGGCTACTTCCTCTACTCAAAGTACCTCTCCAAGAAGGTGTACCGGTTGGACCCGGACTACACCACCCCCGCGCACCGCTTCGAGGACGGGGTGGACTACGTCCCCACCAACAAGTTCGTGCTCTGGGGCCACCACTTCACCTCGGTCGCCGGCGCCGCACCCATCGTCGGACCCGCCGTCGCCGTGATCTGGGGCTGGGCCCCGGCCTTCCTGTGGGTCACGATCGGGACCGTCTTCTTCGCGGGCATGCACGACCTTGGGGCGATGTGGGCCTCGAACCGCAACAAGGCGCAGTCCGTGGGCACCCTGTCTGGCCGGTACATCGGCCGTCATGGACGCAATCTGTTCCTGATCGTCATCTTCCTGCTGCTCCTCATGGTCAACGCGGCCTTCGCCGTGGTGATCTCCAACCTGCTGGTCTCCACCCCCACGGCGGTGATTCCCACCTGGGGCGCGATCGTGGTGGCCCTGTTGATCGGCCAGGCGATCTACCGGCTGAAGTGGAGCCTGCCGATCGTCTCGATCGTGGGCGTGGTGTCCCTCTACGGCCTGATGATCCTGGGCGACATGTTCCCGATCGTGCTGCCGGAGACCATCCTCGGCTTGAGCGCCAACGCGTTCTGGATCGTGGTGCTGTTCCTCTACGCCGGGGTGGCCTCCCTGCTGCCGGTGTGGATGCTGTTGCAGCCACGCGACTACATCAACGGCTTGCAGCTGTTCATCGGCCTCGGGATCCTCTACCTCGCCATCGCCATCTCCTCCCCCACCGTGGTGGCGCCCGCCTTCAACCAGAACGTCCCGGAGGGGACCCCCGGGATCTTCCCGCTGCTGTTCGTGACCATCGCCTGCGGCGCGATCTCCGGATTCCACGGGATCGTCGCCTCCGGCACCAGCGCCAAACAGCTGGACAAGGAGACCGATGCCCGCTTCGTCGGCTACTTCGGAGCCGTCGGGGAGGGACTGCTCGCCCTGGGCACCATCATCGCCACCACGGCCGGGTTCCAGACCCTGGCCCAGTGGGAAGAGGTCTATGCGGCCTTCAACGACGGCGGCGTGGAGGCCTTCGTGAACGCCGGCGGCGGCCTCCTCAATGCCGGGCTGGGCATCCCCACGTCACTGTCCGCCACCATCCTGGCCACCATGGCGGTGCTCTTCGCGGCCACCACCATGGACACTGGCGTGCGCCTGCAGCGGTTCGTGGTCACGGAGATCGGCGAGATCATGGGCGTCAAGCTGAACATCTGGGTCTCCACGCTCGTCGTGCTGGCCGTCACCATGGGCCTGTCCTTCGGGGCCGGCGCGGACGGTTCGGGCGGCATGGTCATCTGGCCGCTGTTCGGCACCACCAACCAACTGCTGGCGGCCCTGACCCTGGCCATCATCGCGGTCATGCTCATCCAGCTGCGCCGCCCGGTGTGGCCGGTGCTCATCCCGCTGGTCTTCGTGGCGATCGTCAGTGTGTACGCGCTGATCATCCAGCTCGGGACGTTCTTCAGCACGCAGAACTGGCTGCTGCTCGTGCTGGACGTGATTATCCTGATCTGCGCCCTGTGGGTCATCGTCGAGTCCGTGGCGGCGATGAACCGCGCCCGTCGTGATCCGCCGGTGGAGTTCGCCGAGGCCGAGGACGACGAGCTGGACCCCTCCAGCTCGAAACTGTGA
- a CDS encoding ArsA family ATPase, which translates to MEILRGRRVVFFGGKGGVGKTTLSSATALALARAGQRVLVVSTDPAHNLGHLWERPVGDGEVTLWKGAGTGLVSGTELDPDRVAQEHLAAVGRTVKGLMPEHLHREVDRYFELARQSPGTQEAALLEKMSTTVLEASERFDVVVLDTAPTGHTARLLELPTLMSAWTDGLLSRREKTERFSDALQGLEGRRRGGREHSAQEVRDGEIRRVLERRQQLFGDMRRRLADAATTAFVMVLTAERMPVQETLALHGQLRTTGLDPAALVVNRRSPQDAGEFLARRHEAEGGHLRVLEAGLPEVPLVELPLLSGEVTGLEAIGRFADLLA; encoded by the coding sequence ATGGAGATTCTCCGCGGCCGCCGGGTGGTGTTCTTCGGGGGCAAGGGCGGCGTCGGCAAGACCACCCTGTCCTCGGCCACCGCCCTCGCCCTGGCCCGAGCCGGTCAGCGGGTCCTGGTGGTCTCCACCGACCCGGCGCACAACCTCGGCCACCTCTGGGAGCGGCCCGTCGGTGACGGCGAGGTGACGCTGTGGAAGGGCGCGGGGACCGGACTGGTGAGTGGCACGGAACTGGACCCCGACCGCGTGGCACAAGAGCACTTGGCGGCGGTGGGTCGCACGGTGAAGGGCCTGATGCCGGAACACCTGCACCGGGAAGTGGATCGCTACTTCGAGCTCGCGCGGCAGTCGCCGGGCACGCAGGAGGCGGCGCTGCTGGAGAAGATGTCCACCACGGTGCTGGAGGCGTCGGAGCGGTTCGACGTGGTGGTCCTGGACACCGCTCCCACCGGCCACACCGCCCGACTCCTGGAATTGCCCACACTCATGTCCGCCTGGACGGACGGGCTGCTGAGCCGGCGGGAGAAGACCGAGCGTTTCTCGGATGCCCTGCAAGGCCTGGAGGGCCGGCGCCGCGGCGGCCGCGAACACAGCGCCCAGGAGGTGCGCGATGGTGAGATCCGTCGGGTGTTGGAGCGGCGTCAACAGCTCTTCGGAGACATGCGGCGGCGGCTGGCCGATGCCGCCACCACGGCCTTCGTCATGGTGCTGACCGCCGAGCGCATGCCCGTGCAGGAGACGCTCGCCCTCCACGGCCAACTGCGGACCACCGGATTGGACCCGGCGGCACTGGTGGTGAACCGGCGCTCACCACAGGACGCCGGCGAGTTCCTGGCACGCCGGCATGAAGCTGAGGGCGGTCACCTGCGGGTGCTCGAGGCCGGGCTGCCGGAGGTCCCCCTGGTGGAGCTGCCCCTGCTGTCCGGTGAGGTCACCGGGCTCGAGGCCATTGGACGGTTCGCCGACCTGCTCGCGTAG